The region TCGACGTCGACCCGATTCGCCGTCACCTCGCTCTTCGTGTTCAGTTCGATAAACATATTTTCCATCGTGATACGCTGGAACAGGTCACCACGCCCTTTCTTAAAAATATCCAGCGTGCCGGAGCCTTCACAGGTTGAATAAGAGGAATCAAGATGGCACGTTGCCACGCTGAGAACGAAGTCCCACTGGTCTGATGCCTGCGTAATCAGGGAGATATTTTCACTACCGGAAAGTGCCTGAATACGGGAAATCATCTCATTCTCCAGACAAACGTCATCCTTACAGCGGTCACGCTCGAGCAGCCACGTGTGCTGCTCCTGACGCACCTGCGCGCTGTCTGCCTTTTTTACATAACCCTGATTCGCCTGGTTTAATACCGCATCGAACTGCTGTAAGCGGCTGCTGGCGCAAATCCTTTTCTCGGCGTCTGTGCTGGCCTTGCTGCAATCCATCGCCCAGACGGACGAGGTGAAAAAGAACAGCAGGGATGAAACGGCCAGAAATAAATAACGCATGACGTATCGCTCCTTGAATACAGATAAAAATCTAACAGATTGATAAAAATGGGTAATAGCGATTGTTAGCCACCCTTTCCCATCTTTTTAAGAAAGCGCTGCTGCTCAACTAAAATTGCTTTCAGCGTAATGCACTGATACTCAATGCCGTAACGTGGGGCAACGTCCGCAATAATTTTCGATAGCGCGGGATAGTGTCGGTGATTCCAGTTGGGGAAAAGATGGTGGGTCAGGTGCATATTGAGCTGCCCTAGCCAATAGCCAAGCCAGGCGGGACGAGTAGACCAATCGACCGTGGTGGAAAAGACATGCTGATAGCGGCCGTGCCTGAATAGTCCATCTTCCGGTGCCTGATAGAACGTCCCTTTTGCCCAATGTGACCCCAGAATCAGCACGACAAAAATCAGCGACGACAGCATCTGGCTCAGCAAATAAACCAGCAGCAGTGAGCCGAAGCCGATCGGCATCGGCGACAACAGCCAGTAAGGGATCGCCAGCGCTAACAAAGCATGCAGCGCTTTTGATAATAGAAACACGCTCCAACCTTTAACGCCCTGAAGCGTCATATTGCGCGTCACCTGCGTTTTCCCCGCACGATCGATCCAGTCAAAAAACCAGATAATGCAGGGGAAGGTCAACGACGCCACCATCGGCCAGTAATAGCGCTGGGCACGCATAAAAAAGCGAAACCGATGGTAGGGTGACTGCCGTAAGACACCGTTTTCTTCGATATCCAGATCGTAGTGCTGCACATTCACGTGTGCATGATGGAAAATCACATGCCGCACGCGCCAGCAGTCAGAATCCATACCAAGTGGAATACTCACCACGATATTGAGCAGGCGATTCGCCCACGGTTGGCGGAAAAAGACGTTATGCGAGGCGTCATGCACCACGTTCACCGCCAGAAACATCGCGGTAAAAATAAAGACAAAATAGCAGCCAGCAAAACCCCATAGCGTTGTCTGCTGGAGGCTAAAACCATAAAACGTCAGGCTCAGCGCCACCAGAAACAGCATCTTGCCGATAAACCCCGCATTGGCAAAACGGTGATCGCCCGTCTCTGCCAGATACGCATTTGCGGCCTTCATCAGCGCCCGATGCAACGCCAAATCGCGACCTTGTTCATAGCGGAGTGGCTTCAGCGGTGCGGGCATCATTATTCCTCCCTTCCCTCTTCCGCGGTACGTTGTGCAGCACGTTGATCGCGACCTTCGCCCATCGATTTTAAAAACCGACGCTGGCTAGCCAGTAGCTCACGATAGGTAATGCAGCGATAGTTCATACCATGCTCGGCGGCAACGCGCCGTAAAATAGCGGCGAGCGCGGGGTAATGCCGGTGATGCCATCCGGGGAAAAGATGATGCGTCAGGTGTAAATGCAGCCCTCCCGTCCAGTACGCAAGCCAGCGCGGCGTCGGCAGCCAGTCGCAGGCGGTCGCAAAGTTGTGTTGATACCAGCCCAGGGGCATGGTCTCCGTATCGGTCACCGCATAAAATTCCGCTTCTGCCCAGTGCGTGCCCAGCAGTAAAAATACCACCAGCAACGAGGCCAACATCTGACCCAGCAAATAGCTTAACAGCACGATACCGGGGCTAATGCCGTGTGTCGCCCCCACCATGATGGGAATCACCAGTAGCAGCAGGAGATGACCGACTTTACTGGCGATAAAAATCAACCATCCATCACGGCCTGATTGCGCCGAACGGGCGTTGACGGGGGTTTTACCCAACCGATCGGCCCAGTCAAAAATCCAGGCGATATAGGGGAGCGAGAACGCGGCCACCAGCGGCCAGTAAAGGTGCTGATAGCGCATGTAGGCACGGTGGCGCTGGAAAGGCGTTTGGCGAAAAACACCGTTCTCTTCCGTATCCAGATCGTAATGCTCCACATTCGGGTAAATATGGTGGAAGTCCACATGGCGCAAACGCCAGTAGTCAGGATCGATGCCTAACGGCAGCGTCACGATGCGCCCAACCACGCGGTTTAGTGTGCGATTGCGGAAAAACGTATTATGAGAGGCGTCATGATTAACAATGATATTCAATACCATCGACAGCATGATGAAAGAAAAATAGCTCAGGAAGAACGTCCATGCCGTCTGCTGCATCAGGCTCAGCGCATAACAGACAAGGCAGCCTAAAAAGAGTAATCCAGCCTTAACAAACTGGCCGCGATCGGCAAAGCGATGATCGTGATTCGCGCGCAGATAAGCCGATGTTTCCCGCTGTAATGCCCGATGAAAGGCTTGCTCACCCTTCGCGGGATACGGTTTGGCAGGAAGCACACTAGCCATTTTCATGTTCCTCTGTAAGGGGGCGTCGACCCCAGCCGACAGCCATCGCCAGCCCGTGTAGTGCCAACATCAGCATAGTGACTTTCCAATAGAGTGCTTCCCAAGACCAATAAACAAGAAACACGGCAGGAAATAACAGGGTCACCAGCAGCCAGACGTAAACGCCCCAGCGTCGTCCTTCGGAAATGCCGCCCAGCGCGACCGCCCCGCTCACCAGCAGCAGGAAGAGAGCCACCTGCGACAAGTTGGCGGAGTCATAGCCGTAGCCATACAGGTAGACATAGCCCACCACCAGCGCAAATAGCAGCATCGCCCCAGCGATCAACGCTATCGGCGTACAGTGAAACGTCGCCCGACGCGTACGGCGCACCGACAGTTTCAGGTACGGCATAAAAGGCAGGTTACTGGCCCAAAACGGATTGTTCGATGGCGTGTCTTTGCCTGCGCCGTAGCGGAAAGGCGTATCGGGCAGTTGTGGGCAAAAGCTGCCAAACAGTTTGTCCCAGAAAATGAAGGTGCCGCCAAAATTCTTATCGGCATAAGCGCGGTCGTTTACGTGGTGGACACGATGGTGTGCTGGCGTCACCAGCACCTTTTCCAGCCAACCCAATTTGGGCGTCATCGCATTATGGTTAAAGAGCTGGACGCTGTAATGCAGGATAGAAACCGTGACGAACACGTACAGCGGAACGCCAAGCAGTGCCAGAATCAGGAAGAACGGAATTGAAGTCAGTGAGGAATACCACGAGTTACGCACACCCAGCGACAGATTGAAATGTTCACCCTGATGATGCACCACATGCACCGCCCACAGTACGCCAAAGGTATGGTGCAGCCGGTGTAGCCAATAAAAGCCGAAATCCCAGGCGAGTAACGCAAATAGCCACATCAACACCGGCGGCCAGTTTTCTACCCAGCCGAAACTGAAATGTGCCGCAACATAGCCATAGCAAAAAATTTCCACGCTGCGAAAGAACCACAGCATGATATGCCCGGAATTCAGGTTGAACACCACGTCATGCCAGTTCACCTTCTCACGCTGCATCCACTGTAAAGCCAGCGCTTCACCCATCACCACAACCAGCATGAAGACGATAGGTAATGCTAAATCAATCATGATGTCATTCCTGATGGCGCTTATCGTTAGGCAACGGAGCCCGTGGGGAAATGGCCTTGATCGTCTCCCGACTACGCAGAAAAATCCATCCGGTTATGCCCGCCAGCATCGCCCCCGTCACCAGATCGATGAACAGGTGCCGGCGCAGTTGCAGGATGGAAAAAGCAATTGCCGCTCCCCATAGAAGATACAAACCCGTTTTCACTTTCTGCTGGCTATCGCTCATCGCCCACACCGCCAGTGCCGTTAGCGCCATATGCAACGACGGCAGGCAATTTTGCGGCGAATCGATACGTTGCAAGAGCTGTAGCAAACGAGCGGAGAGATCGTCCCCGATAGCCTGCGGATACACCATCGTTGTCGGAAAAATCAGGTACACCGCGCCCGCAATCAACGCAGTAAGCTGCGTTGCCCGACGTAATCCAGCCAAGCGCGTAATTGGGCAGGATAAGTAAGACAGCGGAATGATGATGAAAAAGGAGAGATACAGCCAGATAGCCGAGGGGCTAAAGGGAATCCATTCGTCGACAATCGAGGGAGGTAATACCGTTCCCCGCCCTTGAAACTGTGCGCTCAGTTGATACACCACCCCGACAGCTCCCCAGCCGAAGAGCAGCGCTTTCAGTCGTAATAGCATCGTTCCTTGAGGAAATCGCATTAGGCTTCCTCCTTCAGGCGGGTAATACGTCGGCGCTTTTGCGTAAATTCTGGCGCGATCTCACCTGCGCTTAACCGCCACTGTAGCCGCGTCGTATCAATACCCTGCACTGCAAACTGCTGCGACAGACTGTCCCGACAGGCTTCCAGCTCCGACAGACTACACGCGGCGGATAAATGCAGCGTCGCGTCTCCCTGCTGTACTAGCCGATAATCAGCATGCAGCGGCAGCGCGTTGGCAATCACCCGGTTACAGAAATCCGCAAAGACGGTCTGCGGTTCACCGCGGTTATCCGGCAATCGCAGACTGTCATCGCTGCGCCCTTCAATGCGGGCTATCGCCATGGTCACCCGACCACACGCGCAGGGCGCTTTTTGCTTCACCAACACATCGTCCAGCCGATAGCGCACAATCGGCTGCGTGCTGCGGGTGAAATCGGTAATGATCGGCGTAAAGCGTTCGTCATCCAGCCACTGTGGCTCGATGTGAATAAATTCTTCGTTGAGGTGTAGCGTACCGTGCTCGCAGGTCGATGCCAGAAAGCCTTCCGTTGCCTGATACACTTCTCCTACCTGTCCGAACACCTGCTGCAACAGTTGCTTATCCTGCGGTTCCAACACCTCGGCTACGGAAATTACCTTCTTGACCGACAGACGCAGATCACCGCACTGTACCGCCAGCGCCAGTTCGCGCAACACCTGCGCGGGTGCGACGATAATCGACGGCGACCAGGCTTCCAGACGCGAAAAATGTTCGGCAAACGGCGCAAAGAGATCGTAAAACGACAGGCTGAGCCAGCGGTTATCGACGCTGTGATACAGATTGTTATCCGCCCGCAGGAACAACGCCACCCGTTCACCGGCGCGTAAACCGTCCGGCAGCATTTTCGCCAACATACCTCCGGCCCAAACTTGCTGTTCGCGCGGACTGACGACAAACAGGCCACGCTGACCAGAGGTGCCGGACGACAGCCCGACGCTGAACCCGTTTACTCTCGGCGTGAAGTCGCGATCGTCCTCACTGCGGCGTGCGCAGGCAAGCAGTTCATCCCGCTTAAGCCCGGCGGTATTCATCCGATCGAATTCGGCCATCATCACGGCTTTATCCATCATCGGCCAGAATGCGATCGGGAGATGGCAGTAAGGTCGAAAATAGGGGCTACGCGCCAGCACCTGCCGCGCAAAGCGGGCGAGCTGGCGCTGCTGATGGCGTTCAAGCGCCTGACGAGTAGTAAAACGTAGATGTCTGGCGCGCAAATAGTGCCAGATCGTCATCAGCGGGATCATAGGTCACCCTCGTGACACAGCCGAATCTCAACCTGCCCGTTCAGATGCAACTGGTGCAGTTGGTCTAACGTGTGGTAATAGGCTTTTGGGTCGTCCATCACCAGATTCGCCAAGCGCGACGGCCCGCGACCTTCACGATAGCTGTGCGGCGACCAGGCGGCATCGCTTGCCAGCAACACCCAGCCGTCTTCCGTCAACACAAACGCGCCGAGGTGTCCGGCGGCATGGCCAGGCAACGGTACCAGCACGATTTCTTTATCACTCCCCGGCAGCGCATAGCCTTGCGTAAACGGCGCAAGCGCTTCTGGCAGGTCGGTAAGCGGGAAGTTTTCGACAAACTGAAGCGCCTGCTCAAAATATTCAGGGATCAACGCAGGCACAAACGCTCGTTTCAGGGCCGCGAAACCACGCAGATTCCGCGTCTGCTGCCAGCCCAGCGCCGAACAGATAAACGGCACAGAGGGGAAATCCCGCAGCCCCGCGATGTGGTCGCCGTGAAAGTGGGAAATAATCAGGCCGTCAATGTCCGCAGGTTGAATACCCCGCACGTGTAGCTGATGAATCAACGCGTCTTTCGTCTCGAAATGCACCGGTGTCATTCTACGGTACAGTTGAAACAGGCCAGAACGCGTGGCGTCGGTAAAATGCTGCGCATAACCGGTGTCCCACAGCCAGCGCTTGCCCTGACTTTCCAGCATCCAGACCCGCGCCGGAAAACGGCACACCTTCCACCCCGCACCGCGCAACGCCATGCAGCCCGGATGCAGGCAGTACCCTACTTCAAACGTTGAAATATTAGCCATGCCCGTTAGCACTCCGCTGTGCAAGAGGGGTATTGAACCAATTACCGGTTAATTCGATGCCCTGCTGGAGGGAAAAACGCGGCTGATAGCCCAGCTCTTGCCGCGCTTTTTCAGCACTGAGCGTCATATCGAAATTCACCGCTCCCGCACTGTAGCGCGTCAGCAGTGGTTCTTTCCGGCTAAACCACGAGAACAG is a window of Pectobacterium punjabense DNA encoding:
- a CDS encoding lysozyme inhibitor LprI family protein; the encoded protein is MRYLFLAVSSLLFFFTSSVWAMDCSKASTDAEKRICASSRLQQFDAVLNQANQGYVKKADSAQVRQEQHTWLLERDRCKDDVCLENEMISRIQALSGSENISLITQASDQWDFVLSVATCHLDSSYSTCEGSGTLDIFKKGRGDLFQRITMENMFIELNTKSEVTANRVDVDGENHRGLVIDDANFDHHADIMLRTGINEASGGSSYDVYLFDVEKQQFTLNAPLTELASSDLSLFDIDEKSKTITTVAKSSCCWFQSFTYKVVNNKPVLIVETTEAYSEERQATVVTVRELVGGKWKVTEEIAESDEP
- a CDS encoding phosphatase PAP2 family protein; the encoded protein is MRFPQGTMLLRLKALLFGWGAVGVVYQLSAQFQGRGTVLPPSIVDEWIPFSPSAIWLYLSFFIIIPLSYLSCPITRLAGLRRATQLTALIAGAVYLIFPTTMVYPQAIGDDLSARLLQLLQRIDSPQNCLPSLHMALTALAVWAMSDSQQKVKTGLYLLWGAAIAFSILQLRRHLFIDLVTGAMLAGITGWIFLRSRETIKAISPRAPLPNDKRHQE
- a CDS encoding acyl-CoA desaturase, encoding MPAPLKPLRYEQGRDLALHRALMKAANAYLAETGDHRFANAGFIGKMLFLVALSLTFYGFSLQQTTLWGFAGCYFVFIFTAMFLAVNVVHDASHNVFFRQPWANRLLNIVVSIPLGMDSDCWRVRHVIFHHAHVNVQHYDLDIEENGVLRQSPYHRFRFFMRAQRYYWPMVASLTFPCIIWFFDWIDRAGKTQVTRNMTLQGVKGWSVFLLSKALHALLALAIPYWLLSPMPIGFGSLLLVYLLSQMLSSLIFVVLILGSHWAKGTFYQAPEDGLFRHGRYQHVFSTTVDWSTRPAWLGYWLGQLNMHLTHHLFPNWNHRHYPALSKIIADVAPRYGIEYQCITLKAILVEQQRFLKKMGKGG
- a CDS encoding F390 synthetase-related protein, translated to MIPLMTIWHYLRARHLRFTTRQALERHQQRQLARFARQVLARSPYFRPYCHLPIAFWPMMDKAVMMAEFDRMNTAGLKRDELLACARRSEDDRDFTPRVNGFSVGLSSGTSGQRGLFVVSPREQQVWAGGMLAKMLPDGLRAGERVALFLRADNNLYHSVDNRWLSLSFYDLFAPFAEHFSRLEAWSPSIIVAPAQVLRELALAVQCGDLRLSVKKVISVAEVLEPQDKQLLQQVFGQVGEVYQATEGFLASTCEHGTLHLNEEFIHIEPQWLDDERFTPIITDFTRSTQPIVRYRLDDVLVKQKAPCACGRVTMAIARIEGRSDDSLRLPDNRGEPQTVFADFCNRVIANALPLHADYRLVQQGDATLHLSAACSLSELEACRDSLSQQFAVQGIDTTRLQWRLSAGEIAPEFTQKRRRITRLKEEA
- a CDS encoding sterol desaturase family protein; this translates as MIDLALPIVFMLVVVMGEALALQWMQREKVNWHDVVFNLNSGHIMLWFFRSVEIFCYGYVAAHFSFGWVENWPPVLMWLFALLAWDFGFYWLHRLHHTFGVLWAVHVVHHQGEHFNLSLGVRNSWYSSLTSIPFFLILALLGVPLYVFVTVSILHYSVQLFNHNAMTPKLGWLEKVLVTPAHHRVHHVNDRAYADKNFGGTFIFWDKLFGSFCPQLPDTPFRYGAGKDTPSNNPFWASNLPFMPYLKLSVRRTRRATFHCTPIALIAGAMLLFALVVGYVYLYGYGYDSANLSQVALFLLLVSGAVALGGISEGRRWGVYVWLLVTLLFPAVFLVYWSWEALYWKVTMLMLALHGLAMAVGWGRRPLTEEHENG
- a CDS encoding MBL fold metallo-hydrolase, coding for MANISTFEVGYCLHPGCMALRGAGWKVCRFPARVWMLESQGKRWLWDTGYAQHFTDATRSGLFQLYRRMTPVHFETKDALIHQLHVRGIQPADIDGLIISHFHGDHIAGLRDFPSVPFICSALGWQQTRNLRGFAALKRAFVPALIPEYFEQALQFVENFPLTDLPEALAPFTQGYALPGSDKEIVLVPLPGHAAGHLGAFVLTEDGWVLLASDAAWSPHSYREGRGPSRLANLVMDDPKAYYHTLDQLHQLHLNGQVEIRLCHEGDL
- a CDS encoding fatty acid desaturase family protein, which produces MASVLPAKPYPAKGEQAFHRALQRETSAYLRANHDHRFADRGQFVKAGLLFLGCLVCYALSLMQQTAWTFFLSYFSFIMLSMVLNIIVNHDASHNTFFRNRTLNRVVGRIVTLPLGIDPDYWRLRHVDFHHIYPNVEHYDLDTEENGVFRQTPFQRHRAYMRYQHLYWPLVAAFSLPYIAWIFDWADRLGKTPVNARSAQSGRDGWLIFIASKVGHLLLLLVIPIMVGATHGISPGIVLLSYLLGQMLASLLVVFLLLGTHWAEAEFYAVTDTETMPLGWYQHNFATACDWLPTPRWLAYWTGGLHLHLTHHLFPGWHHRHYPALAAILRRVAAEHGMNYRCITYRELLASQRRFLKSMGEGRDQRAAQRTAEEGREE